Within Topomyia yanbarensis strain Yona2022 chromosome 2, ASM3024719v1, whole genome shotgun sequence, the genomic segment tcaataactcccaaaccgttcattttagagaaattatgctgagagaatatttttggggattaaattcgctttcttttaaagtaaaatgtagctagggtggtcctctcaaacattcttttcgaaaaattatttttcgaacaaaatggtatagcaaggtacttacttcagcaaagttgtagaaaaatgtttttcagttaacattttcaaatgaattaaagttatagcactatcggtttttatgttataattatttttattctttaacttagggtgtttctgaaaaagtcagttttttaactataactttttaaatagttagtctatcttcatactctctatgaagcaattttagtacttttcattgcgcatatttctgctgaagaatgtgaatcgatatcatttttcgttatcgagttacgatcatttttttttaaaataaaaatgatagttttcaatgtcctctaactcagaaggttgcaaaaactagcagctaaatttgtactcttttgaaggtgcatcaaaaatactataaaatatttcaaaatcaaagtcagcatttttgcccttcgatgtcaaatataaacaacaacaccacgagtcgtgacagtttaattggtatcaatctcattcatgaatcgaatcgcagtagccgacgactgctttgatcaacgcgtgtagtgctttgtattattagtgctgttaaaatggataaaataaagttgttcgatctctggaaagtggccaaaggtgaaaataaaaataaaataaaagttgtgtttgaggaaataatgagataatttgatgtgggacaaaatgaaaaaaataagttcactcagaatgcaaaagctgtaacaattaaaacatgtaaaaggtttgatcaattttggaaagacagtaatcgaattgagacgaaagtgctcgataaaaattcgaaatattttgagaagccgttaacagttcctacaaaagattcaaactgcacttcctcccaaaccagcattcacagaaattcgtcgcttacttagaacagaatgaaaggtaatccttaattcatttgctttttaaggcaaaatgcgctacattttatattatgtcaacacttccattaccaacaagtttcatgagcgaacaaggagctgaggctcggaacgatcgactgagtcacggtagaaattgttcaaaagtcgcgaacatggaagatgttttctttagagcaatggactcgtctaatccggttcttgcagttagaagatcccgatacagtaaacgcactgaaataagttcaatattaaatgagttagcactttgagaaaagagacacgattcagataactataacgacgacgatgctgatgatgttgatgattgtgattataataattatgaggatgacgatgataataaagtagttacgtagaatagtaaaataaatatctgtctgagcctaacgttttcaatatttgtgtacatatatttgacaagctcaaaaaatcatttaacaactcgactttttgatctagtaaagcaggttctaaatggcaatgaccagacccttaaaaacagccgtatgctgatgtcatttaatcataatgttgatgtcaacatttttcgctgaatgacaaaaaaacaaaagttgattttgagatattttacagtatttttgatgcactttcgaaagagtacaaatttagctgctagtgtttgcaaccttctgagttagaggtcattgaaaactatcatttttatttaaaaaaatgatcgtaattcgataacgaaaaatgatatcgattcacattcttcagcagaaatatgcgcaatgaaaagtactaaaattggttcatagagagtatgaagatagactaactatttaaaaagttatagttaaaaaactgactttttcagaaacactaaaatgacaccctaagataaagaagaaaaataattataacatgaaaaccgataatgctataatgctataactttgatgcatttgaaaatgttacttgaaaaacatttttctacaactttgctgaagtaagtaccttgctacaccatttagttctaaacataatttttcgaaaataatgtttgagaggaccaccctagctacattttgctttaaaagtaagaaaatttaatttccaaaaatattctctcagacataatttctctaaaatgaacggtttggaagttattgatttttgtaccgaaaaaccgcccttgtgacccatagtggaatggtgggttttttaaagaaaaagcgttgatttcttaattctcagattctcagtcgcgttggaaatttgagtaaagtataaacttcaaatcgattaaaaaaaaatcgattttttttggctcagtacaatatacataacccctttagaaaaatcagttttcccaccacaatgcattgattgaggaatttagatattttattaacagagcattagcaataattcgtttgtatgtctattttatgggccattttttcgccttcccattgatttggtttgagatttctagcactgatgttgtcctatgctgatttgagtgattctctgagtcctgccactatcccatgtagtatgtgttatcaaaaacatcgcgaagcatcaagttctaaatgttctcaaacgatataatatccgaagagagtgataagagttataagaaatgtctcatcacactgttaggtggattaaaagcgtttttatgaaagaaaacaaaaaatctgcgtttcccttgggtaatttttgtcagctgtcagttgccccaattaatgttgctcttttgccagacaaataacatcgtgcctatagcgtctcgtacgacagatttgagcacccagcacactacgcttctatgaatgacgtcatcctcgactattttaagaatatcattcctcgagCGACTTCATTCACCCATCGaacgtaaagaacagcagtagcaatcggtactgttgacaatgcgctgcgatgagtgctgcatttgatcactgaagctaactaattgttccattatgcatgttattattgttaaattaaaagcccttttaatggctataacaaacaatgaagaacaaatttgaatatttccaatcattgacagcgataatccaattgcccagtttatattcgttatttgttgcttgcgcgtattctgacaatctgaaatttgcaacaatatgttatttgtttaaatttatccttccgaaacaatacaaaaatgtgcagctacttaaagtacatttccaggctgaaaatgggaattttacaatagcatttaccctagaAACAATCattaaacaataaatattatagttattactgtttcaacattgttcgatacaaagttctcacagtagattcacaataaaatttcatgtaacaataaattttactgttcagcaaaaaactgatacagtaaattcacattaaattttactgttttcaagaaaaaaatgcatgaagaaaaatcgattttttaatgttaagatacataaccacccctcttttttactgtaaaagtctattttacattaaaatttactgtaaaaacgttaaagtttattgtttttgtattgtaacataacactaaaacttactgtaaattattgtaaaattactgtactgtcacagtgaaaattatggttttattactgtacatttctattcgggaagtTCATACTTTACGACTCAATAGCATGGCAAACATTCAATGGATAAATATGCCGTATCCACGTGGAATTTGtatgaatttaatttgaaacaccacatgaaatgctttttaatggattttcatgtgaaattcaaatGTAAATCATTTCTTTTGCTTCTTAACATGGAAGTGATGTTTAATTATATGGTTTTATTGTGAAgattattttcagtgtacggtcaCCTAAGTTAAAgctaaaaaaacctgtttgggattttttgatttgctgtgtattcttcaaattttacccatgcaagaaaaaaatcgtAGGGACTTTTGTTTTCTTCATAAAGTCGATAATGCAGGATTTCATTCGTACCGCCGTATGCGTCAGATTAAtatcaatcaaaaaaaaaagtttaataataccAGGAACATCACCCGATTGGTGCTTGTTATCGTATGTTGCTGTCCAACGATAGCAATTTAGCATATCATCATATGCAAAGTCGTCATCACTTATCATGATAGACTGACAGCGCATTTAACGTCCTTATATCCTGTCATTCCAGCAATATGTTCCTCAAAGTACTGCCGCCGTTAGGTAAaggctttaaatttttttcaatagtgttcAGCTTATTTGACATCCTGTAAATCTGTTTCCAATTAAAGCGCCCAAATCGTGGATCCGACACTTCAGTATATGTCAACTACCTCAGGAATTGCAAGTGATTCAGGAAACATGCCGCAATTTTGCCGATCGCGAATTAAAACCCATAGCGTCTGAACTGGATCGGAACGGTCGGTTCCCCTTTGAACAGATTTCGAAGCTAGCCGATTTGGGATTCATGCGTGTTACGGTGGATTCGGCGTACGGAGGTTCCGGAATGACTATGCTTGCACTTTCGCTAATCGTCGAGGAATTGTCCCGGGGATGTGGAAGCACCGGATCGATTGTGTCGATACACAACTGTCTGTATGGGAATCTGCTCAACCGAGTGGGGACTACGGAGCAGAAACAGTTATTTTTCGGAAAGTATTCCAATAGTACCATAGGTGCATTTGCGTTGAGTGAATCGAACGCAGGTTCGGATGTGGCGGCTTTAAGTACCAGAGCCGTGGAGGACGGCGATAGCTGGATCCTGCATGGTACTAAGGCATGGGTTACCTCAGCTGCTGAGGCAAAGTGTGGCATTGTCTTTGCGACTGTTGATCCCAGCCTGAAGCACAAAGGAATTGCCGCCTTTCTGATAGATTTCGAACAGGCAAATGGACTAACCGTTGGACGCAATGAAGATAAGCTTGGTATTCGAGCGACTTCTACATGTGATTTGTGTTTGGATAATGTTCGCATCCCAAAATCAAATTTGCTCGGATCGCATAACGGTGGGTTTAGGCTAGCTATGGAACAGCTTGATCGTGCTCGGGTAGGCATCGCCTCACAGGCTTTGGGAATAGCACAGGCGGCACTTGAAGCTGCCATTCAATACGCTGGCCAGAGGATCGCATTTGGTCAATCGCTGCTGAAACGGACTTCTGTTCAGACCAGAATAGCCGAAATGGCGGTAAGAATTGAAAGTTCCCGATTGTTGGTTCGAAAGGCAGCCGTCGAACTCGATCAGGGCATGAAGGCTACCAAATCTTGTGCGATGGCCAAATGGATTGCAGGTGAAACGGCTACTTACGCCGCGCATAATTGTCAGCAGATAATGGGTGGTATGGGCTACGTGAAGGATATGCCGGCAGAGCGGTTTTACCGAGACGCAAGAATAACGGAGATCTATGGCGGGGTGACTGATGTACAGAAGACAATCGTGGCGGAAAACGTGATAAGAGAGCAGGGCGAGTAGCACAACTTTGATTTGTTCGATGAAGTTATTGGTATTGTGGTTCAGGGACACGTTATGAGTAGACAATATATTTGCACAATATTTTACTTTATACATAATTGTTTAGAAAATTccttctttaccgatttttactatTTCTGAATCAATTTCTCGAGTCGTTTATAAAAAGGGCCGATATTCCAGCTGTCAAAATTGAAATATCTGACATTTAATTTACTGAGATCTGGCACATATCGTCAGGCTTTCAAATTGGAAAAGTTTCAAAGTTGTGACAATATTAATTGGCTGACACATATACAGCAATAAACGGTTTTTATAGGTCTTCAAAAGGGGTACATGCTTTGTTAGTGACtaagtttttgttatatttttagTCTATGTCAGAACAGTAGACAGAATATAACACTTTTAGCCCCTAGCCAGGTCTTATTCAAGATTGTAATGTAAACTCATTCATATGTAGATTCTAGTTTTTTGGTCGGTACTGTTCGACATGTTTCTTCTACACAAGTGAAGAAAAGTTTACTGAGACttcatttatattaatcattctgtTGTTTCACTTATAAGTCCCATATTGTCTAGTGGTTAGGATATCCGGCTCTCACCCGGAAGGCCCGGGTTCGATTCCCGGTATGGGaaattttttggtttgtttttcagtaaattgattttttccaatTGTAACCTAAAAATAGTTTCTTCATATTTCGCTaaccttattctgcattacgactgCATTTGCTAGCGTTATTGAGAATGCCAATTgcattcgttcgaaaaagcgatccatcgtaatgcagaataaggctggTAGTTCGGACATTTGTTGACAAGCAATTAAGAAACGGAACAggttgttaaataaattttatttcttatgGAGAAATGCGTATTAAGTCATAAACAATCTTTCGTAAAAAGTAGCCTATGCTGATCGAAAAGCTTTATTTAGAACTTGCTTCCTGTTGTTCGAACTTCGGATACACATTCTCCACATCCGCCCAGCTAAGTTTTCCGGTCGATAGATTACGTACGACTTCTGCCACCTGATCCAGCTGTTATTTTGATAGTAAATTAGGTATTAGGAGTTATCCAGTATTGGTTTGTAAATCTTAAAACACTTACCGCGATTCGAACTTGCTTCATAGAGTCTCGTTCGCGTAGTGTAACACTGTTCGGTTCATTCAAGGTGTCAAAATCGATCGTAATTCCGTATGGAATGGCAATTTCGTCCGTGCGGGCATATCGTCGACCAATCGATCCGCTAGAATCATCCACCTTGTGGGAGACGTCAACGCTGGTCAGTGCAGATGCTGCAAAACGACAATTATCAAATAAATTGATACGAATTTAGTATAACATTACAGAAAACTTACAGATCTTTTTAACGAAAGGAACAAATTCTGCATTGTTGCTCAACGGAAGAACTGAGCACTTGAGTGGTGCTACCACAGGAGGCAAAGAGAAGTAACTTCGTTGTTCGTCGCCTTCACGCATTCGGAAGCTGTGCTCCAGCAGTGAGTACATAATTCTACCAACTCCAAACGACGGTTCGATCACGCTAGGAATGATCTCTTCGACGTGAACGGTTTTAGTGTTTGTTTTGACGGCTATCATGTCACTCTTGAGAGTCACGTCGGTTCCGTTTAGATTCAGATTGTACTCGCCAGAAGCGGACAAACTTTGACCAATTGTTTCCACATCCGACAGGCTCAATTTCGCCAGCAAGTCGGTTATATTTTTAGCTTCCTTCTTGAACGCTTTCCCAATAGCTGCTTTATTTGGTACTACCTCTGTAACTTCAATCGTTTTCGGAGCAGGAAGTTTTTTCTCCGCCACCAACTTGACTCCAGTTGCGTTCATGTGCTGCGTAAGATCGTATGCCGAGCGATCGGCACAGCCAACGCACTCAATCCAACCGTAGCTGGTTAAACATTCAGCATCCCAGCAATCGCACGCATAGTGGGCCATTTCATTGCCCATGTGCTGACGGAATCGCAATCGATCCGGCAGAATTCCAATCTTAAGCATAAACTGTTGAATGCGAGCCATGAAATAGCCCAGAGTCTGGTTAGCAACAAGTCCACTGGCAACGGCATCGCCAATCGTGATTTGCTGTGCACTTTTTCCATCCATTTGGTTACAAGCCGAGTACAGAGTCATCATGACGTCCTTTACGTTCTCAAACTTCGAATGATCTTTCTGCTGCGGATCGCAGAAATGCTCAATCTCACACATGGTGAATTCCCGAACTCTAATCAACCCCGATCGAGGCGAAATTTCATTACGGAAAGAGTTACCGATTTGGGCAGCAGCGAATGGAAGTTTTCCCTGGTTGAACTCTAACAATCGCTTGAAATTAACGAAAATCCCTTGGGCAGTTTCCGGCCGTAAAAATCCTTTTACCAGTCCAGTCGGACCAATCTGCGTTCCGAACATCAAATTGAACTCAATCGGTTCCGTAAGATCATTACCAGTGATTGGACTTTTCATCGAAAACTTTTCCAAGATCGCAGCCATTTCGGCCTTGTTCATGCCATCCAACTTTATAACGATATCTGTACACTCGTCCTTCAACTCCGCAGTCGCATCTTTCGCCGATGAGATTTTCTCCAGATGATTCTTAATCAAGTGATCCAAACGGAAACATTCCCCGTTCTTAACGTCTTTGACCATCAAATCCGCAAATCGATCAACGTGCCCAGAAGCTTTCAGTACAGGTTCCGGAGTCAGAATCGAACAATCGACTTCCAGCATTTGTTCCTCCAGAACAAAAAACTGCCGCCAAGTGTTAATCATGTTGGACTTCAGTGCGCATCCCATCGGTCCAAAATCATACTGACCGGTAATTCCGCCATAAATGGCAAAACTTTGATCGTAGAAAAATCTACGCTTTAAGAGATCTTCCATTCGAGCGCGATCAAAAGTGGCAACAGCGGGGGCCAAGCTGAGTTCCTTCTCCTCCAAAATCTTCTTCTGAACTTTCAGTTCATTGACCGCTTTCtttacatcgatttcaggaGCGTTTTCGCTTTTCAGTTTGCGGACCAGGTCTCCCTGCACAATGAACACAAAATAGTTAATTCCTTAATTAGCACAACCTGAGAATATCTCACCTGTTTCTTAACGGCTTGCCGCAGCGGAGCCAATATTTCCTCAATCTTCGGATCAAGCGACATATTCTCCAACAGCTGTTGTTTCAACTTTAAATCCCGATGTTTCTTGTTAGAACCCCAGTTCTTACGGCTTGCTTCAGCGGCTTGATGACTAAGGTACTTTCGGTGCTGCAGACAGTATTGATTCGGCTGAGCAGAATGATGAAATTTCTGACCTAATAGCGTCGAGCTGCAGAAAAATGAGGCCTGCTTTAAGGTCACAGCACAACCGGTACGAAACTGTACTATCCTACTAAGAAAAGCTGAAAGTGATTGTTGCATTTAACAGAAATTACAACCTTTTTACTAGATTCACAAATCTGGCCAGCACATTCACGTCAGCACTTTTGCTTATTCCGTTCGCTCGTCTGATGCCGACGATTCGAATTAATTTTTGTGACAGATTTCACACACCACGGACGtgtttggaattttattttCGCATGATCGCACATGTGCGTATGAAAAATAGTATGAATGGTGAAACGCAAATCGTAGCTTTTAAAGTTGGCATATAGGTGGCGCAAATTAGCGTACGAGATagtatacacggaaaaaataaaatttccaaTCTGTGAGCAACGGGGACAGGAGCTGCGGATAGatgctttctttttttttctttttgtttcgTCTCGCAGAGCCACGCTTTCTGCCTTtcgtattttaaatggactatAGCTACATTTTACAGCTACCCCGGGCTGCAGTAGATGTTAAGTTTTACTTCGTATCCGCACTCACGTCCCACCCAGCACTATCGTTCGTCTCGCATAGCCTTTCTGTTTGCCTCATATAGTTAAAAAGGACTAGCTGCATTTGACAGTACcccctggctgcatttgacgttcgatttttgCTATTTACATGTCTCGTCTCAggttttaaccaatttttttttcattacggAGGAGTACTGCATATTTGTTCATAGTCCAACTTGTTCGCAAAATCAAATGGAGAAATACCAGATTCTAGTTAGATACCATGGCAGGTTTCACGATTCTGGTACTCGTAAATCGATTCCTAAGGAATGAAGTGTGTTAATTACCAATTAATATTTTTCGTGTTTCGAAATAGAGTCAATTCATGTATgtgtttacgattttgaaggatTTATATTATGATGGAATACTTCTCAGTATTGAGGTGGAATCTCTTGTTTTCTGAATTTGCTTTTCAGAATTATTGTGGTATCCTAAGAAAAATTACAAAGCAAACGGACGGGAACTTATTATGAATTTGGTCTAAAAATCAAGGGGATCACCCGGGTCCATCGAACTGTAGCTGAGACGATGCAGTCCAAATGCTCGATTTTTAGGTTGCGAGCCTAATCTTGTCGCCGTTCTGTAGACTACTTTTTCGACTcactttattttttatattctcCCTAACTTTCTCTGTCTTACTTTAATAACTCGACTTACGGCTTTGTAGCAATTATTCTTAATAAAGttgaagcacagagaacagacgtccatcttaattattcaacttgtgtaaaaatccctaacggtttcgaaggtagttgggtgGGATatccaggtgcgctactgttgtCATGTTTTTTAGTGAACTGAGCAATTATGCGAAAAGAATActctgattttttttgaatgctCTGACATATGTATCTGTTTACCAGTATCTGATCTCAGTATCTAAATTGTCAGCAATAATTGAGTTCTTTTCggtcggtctcacgaacactattGCAGTTTCATGGTTGAAAACAAATCCCATTTGTTTTTGCcgtctttatttattattttccaccagctagtgatatt encodes:
- the LOC131683403 gene encoding glycine--tRNA ligase isoform X2 yields the protein MSLDPKIEEILAPLRQAVKKQGDLVRKLKSENAPEIDVKKAVNELKVQKKILEEKELSLAPAVATFDRARMEDLLKRRFFYDQSFAIYGGITGQYDFGPMGCALKSNMINTWRQFFVLEEQMLEVDCSILTPEPVLKASGHVDRFADLMVKDVKNGECFRLDHLIKNHLEKISSAKDATAELKDECTDIVIKLDGMNKAEMAAILEKFSMKSPITGNDLTEPIEFNLMFGTQIGPTGLVKGFLRPETAQGIFVNFKRLLEFNQGKLPFAAAQIGNSFRNEISPRSGLIRVREFTMCEIEHFCDPQQKDHSKFENVKDVMMTLYSACNQMDGKSAQQITIGDAVASGLVANQTLGYFMARIQQFMLKIGILPDRLRFRQHMGNEMAHYACDCWDAECLTSYGWIECVGCADRSAYDLTQHMNATGVKLVAEKKLPAPKTIEVTEVVPNKAAIGKAFKKEAKNITDLLAKLSLSDVETIGQSLSASGEYNLNLNGTDVTLKSDMIAVKTNTKTVHVEEIIPSVIEPSFGVGRIMYSLLEHSFRMREGDEQRSYFSLPPVVAPLKCSVLPLSNNAEFVPFVKKISSALTSVDVSHKVDDSSGSIGRRYARTDEIAIPYGITIDFDTLNEPNSVTLRERDSMKQVRIALDQVAEVVRNLSTGKLSWADVENVYPKFEQQEASSK
- the LOC131683403 gene encoding glycine--tRNA ligase isoform X1, encoding MQQSLSAFLSRIVQFRTGCAVTLKQASFFCSSTLLGQKFHHSAQPNQYCLQHRKYLSHQAAEASRKNWGSNKKHRDLKLKQQLLENMSLDPKIEEILAPLRQAVKKQGDLVRKLKSENAPEIDVKKAVNELKVQKKILEEKELSLAPAVATFDRARMEDLLKRRFFYDQSFAIYGGITGQYDFGPMGCALKSNMINTWRQFFVLEEQMLEVDCSILTPEPVLKASGHVDRFADLMVKDVKNGECFRLDHLIKNHLEKISSAKDATAELKDECTDIVIKLDGMNKAEMAAILEKFSMKSPITGNDLTEPIEFNLMFGTQIGPTGLVKGFLRPETAQGIFVNFKRLLEFNQGKLPFAAAQIGNSFRNEISPRSGLIRVREFTMCEIEHFCDPQQKDHSKFENVKDVMMTLYSACNQMDGKSAQQITIGDAVASGLVANQTLGYFMARIQQFMLKIGILPDRLRFRQHMGNEMAHYACDCWDAECLTSYGWIECVGCADRSAYDLTQHMNATGVKLVAEKKLPAPKTIEVTEVVPNKAAIGKAFKKEAKNITDLLAKLSLSDVETIGQSLSASGEYNLNLNGTDVTLKSDMIAVKTNTKTVHVEEIIPSVIEPSFGVGRIMYSLLEHSFRMREGDEQRSYFSLPPVVAPLKCSVLPLSNNAEFVPFVKKISSALTSVDVSHKVDDSSGSIGRRYARTDEIAIPYGITIDFDTLNEPNSVTLRERDSMKQVRIALDQVAEVVRNLSTGKLSWADVENVYPKFEQQEASSK
- the LOC131683404 gene encoding short-chain specific acyl-CoA dehydrogenase, mitochondrial-like, which encodes MFLKVLPPLAPKSWIRHFSICQLPQELQVIQETCRNFADRELKPIASELDRNGRFPFEQISKLADLGFMRVTVDSAYGGSGMTMLALSLIVEELSRGCGSTGSIVSIHNCLYGNLLNRVGTTEQKQLFFGKYSNSTIGAFALSESNAGSDVAALSTRAVEDGDSWILHGTKAWVTSAAEAKCGIVFATVDPSLKHKGIAAFLIDFEQANGLTVGRNEDKLGIRATSTCDLCLDNVRIPKSNLLGSHNGGFRLAMEQLDRARVGIASQALGIAQAALEAAIQYAGQRIAFGQSLLKRTSVQTRIAEMAVRIESSRLLVRKAAVELDQGMKATKSCAMAKWIAGETATYAAHNCQQIMGGMGYVKDMPAERFYRDARITEIYGGVTDVQKTIVAENVIREQGE